The nucleotide sequence GCATGTGGACCACCGCGCCGGTGAGCGTGCCTTCTGGGTCGCGCTGCGCGAGGTGCGCGTGCAGCGCCTGCGCCAGCACGATCGCGGCCCCCGTGTTGCCGCGCGCATGGCGGTCCATCAGCGCGTAGCTGAAGCTGGCCGCGTCGTCGTGCTCGAACAGCGCGGCGCTGTGCACCACCGCGTCGACCCGGCCGAAGTGCGCCGCCACCTGAGGCAGCAGCGCGCGCGTGGCGGCCTCGTCGAGCAGGTCGGCGCCGAAGGCATGGGCCTCGCCTGCGAGCGCGGCGCAGTCGGCCACCGTCTGCTCGGCCTCGGCGCGCGACTGGCGGAAATGCACCGCCACGCGCCAGCCGCCCGCGGCCAGCGCCAGCGCGATCTCGCGCCCCAGCCGCTTGCCCGCGCCCGTGACGAGGACGGTGCGGCGCTCGGGTGGCGTGGCGGTGGAGGAGGGCGCGGCGCTCATGCGGAAGGTGGGGGCTGGAGGATGCGAGGAGAATCGGTGCCCGTGACGACACAGACCCACAGCAGTTTACCCATCGCCCTCGATACCCTGATCGCCCGTGCCGTCGAGCGCGCCGGCGGCTGGATCGGCTTCGACCGCTTCATGGCGCTCGCGCTCTATGCGCCC is from Variovorax paradoxus and encodes:
- a CDS encoding SDR family oxidoreductase, translated to MSAAPSSTATPPERRTVLVTGAGKRLGREIALALAAGGWRVAVHFRQSRAEAEQTVADCAALAGEAHAFGADLLDEAATRALLPQVAAHFGRVDAVVHSAALFEHDDAASFSYALMDRHARGNTGAAIVLAQALHAHLAQRDPEGTLTGAVVHMLDQKLWNTNPDFLSYTLSKAALEAATPMLALALAPRVRVVGVAPGLTLPSHMHDDDKFAQLHRLSPLGRSSTPADVAATVRFALENGSITGTTLLVDGGQHLMKFERDFSHM